Proteins encoded by one window of Pseudomonas sp. LS44:
- a CDS encoding HIT family protein has product MSLHGTYDPQNIFALIVKGDAPCFKLYEDDEVLAFLDAFPQSYGHTLVIPKHSAARNILEVDADTLCKVMRVVQKLTAVIVEELQPEGVQVAQFNGAPAGQTVFHIHVHIVPRFAGEKLGVHAANKADPEALKELQTRLVKRIQG; this is encoded by the coding sequence ATGAGCCTGCACGGTACTTATGATCCACAGAACATCTTCGCCCTGATCGTCAAAGGTGATGCCCCGTGCTTCAAGTTGTACGAGGACGATGAGGTGCTCGCCTTCCTCGATGCGTTCCCGCAGTCTTACGGCCATACGTTGGTGATCCCCAAGCATTCGGCGGCGCGCAACATCCTGGAGGTCGATGCGGACACGCTGTGCAAGGTCATGCGCGTGGTGCAGAAGCTCACCGCGGTGATCGTAGAGGAGTTGCAGCCCGAAGGCGTGCAGGTGGCGCAGTTCAACGGCGCGCCGGCTGGGCAGACGGTGTTCCATATCCATGTGCATATCGTGCCGCGCTTTGCCGGCGAGAAGCTCGGCGTGCACGCGGCCAACAAGGCTGATCCGGAGGCGTTGAAGGAGCTGCAGACGCGGCTAGTGAAGCGCATTCAGGGTTGA
- the phoA gene encoding alkaline phosphatase, producing the protein MTIRYPLAFSAAFSATVCAALLGSTSPAFADDASKGLSNRQARGDITEFGGARRISRDLTDAVKASLSDRKAKNVILLIGDGMGDSEITLARNYAEGAGGYFKGIDALPITGQYTHYALHKDTGKPDYVTDSAASGTAWASGVKTYNGAIGVDIHEKPHMTLLELAKLRGKATGNVSTSELQDATPAVQVAHVTGRRCYGPKATSAQCPSNALENGGLGSITEQLLNARADVVLGGGAASFAETAKAGKWVGKTLRDQALARGFKIVENSADLKSIRSANQRQPLLGLFATGNMPVRWNGPKASYHGNLTQPAVTCQVNPERSSDIPTLAEMTGKAIELLKDNRSGFFLQVEGASIDKQDHAANPCGQIGETVDLDEAVQKALAFAKADGNTLVIVTADHAHSSQIVAPESSAPGLSQMLTTKDGAPMAVSYGTSEGSSQEHTGSQLRIAAYGPRAANVTGLTDQTDLFFTIVNALDLK; encoded by the coding sequence ATGACCATTCGCTACCCACTGGCCTTCTCCGCCGCTTTCTCTGCCACCGTATGTGCTGCCCTGCTCGGCAGCACGTCTCCGGCTTTCGCTGACGACGCCAGCAAAGGCCTGAGCAACCGCCAGGCGCGCGGTGACATCACCGAGTTTGGCGGCGCACGGCGGATCAGCCGCGATCTGACCGACGCAGTGAAAGCCTCGCTGTCCGATCGCAAGGCCAAGAACGTGATCCTGCTGATTGGCGATGGCATGGGCGACTCGGAAATCACCCTGGCGCGCAACTACGCCGAAGGCGCCGGCGGCTATTTCAAGGGCATCGACGCCCTGCCGATCACCGGCCAATACACCCATTACGCGCTGCACAAAGACACCGGCAAGCCGGACTACGTGACCGATTCCGCCGCCTCGGGCACCGCCTGGGCCAGCGGGGTGAAAACCTACAACGGCGCCATCGGCGTGGACATCCACGAGAAGCCGCACATGACCCTTCTGGAGCTGGCCAAGCTGCGTGGCAAAGCCACCGGCAACGTCTCCACCTCCGAGTTGCAGGACGCCACGCCGGCCGTGCAGGTCGCGCACGTCACCGGGCGCAGATGCTATGGACCGAAGGCCACCAGCGCCCAGTGCCCGAGCAACGCCCTGGAAAATGGCGGGCTGGGCTCGATCACCGAACAGCTGCTCAACGCGCGTGCCGACGTGGTGCTGGGCGGCGGCGCGGCCAGCTTCGCGGAAACCGCCAAAGCCGGCAAATGGGTCGGCAAAACCCTGCGCGACCAAGCCCTCGCCCGGGGCTTCAAGATTGTCGAAAACAGCGCCGACTTGAAAAGCATCCGCAGCGCCAACCAGAGGCAGCCGCTGCTCGGCTTGTTCGCCACGGGCAACATGCCAGTGCGCTGGAACGGCCCGAAAGCCAGTTACCACGGCAACCTCACCCAACCGGCTGTGACCTGCCAGGTCAACCCGGAGCGCAGCAGCGACATCCCGACCCTGGCGGAAATGACCGGTAAGGCCATCGAACTGCTGAAGGACAACCGCTCCGGCTTCTTCCTGCAAGTCGAAGGCGCCTCCATCGACAAACAGGACCACGCCGCCAACCCGTGCGGGCAGATCGGGGAAACCGTCGACCTCGACGAAGCCGTGCAAAAAGCCCTGGCGTTCGCCAAGGCCGACGGCAACACCCTGGTCATCGTCACCGCCGACCACGCCCACTCCAGCCAGATCGTCGCCCCGGAATCCTCGGCACCCGGCCTGAGCCAGATGCTCACCACCAAAGACGGCGCGCCGATGGCCGTGAGCTATGGCACGTCCGAAGGTAGCTCGCAGGAGCACACCGGCAGCCAACTGCGCATCGCCGCTTACGGCCCACGCGCGGCCAACGTCACCGGCCTGACCGACCAGACCGACCTGTTCTTCACCATCGTCAATGCGCTGGACCTGAAGTAA
- a CDS encoding 3-isopropylmalate dehydratase, with protein MRSIVALLGLALLAGCSSYKAEQVQAVPSERLLAYQEAAEGSGTIVVNRDLGFLGGGCYVAVLVDRQVAARIGVGEVATFHVPAGARVVGISADKQDDTLCGKGLLWRELAVQVAAGESRGFHIVSESKGGFAIRPDAP; from the coding sequence ATGCGATCGATCGTTGCGCTGTTGGGGCTGGCGCTACTCGCCGGTTGTTCGTCTTACAAGGCTGAGCAGGTGCAAGCTGTGCCGAGCGAGCGTTTGCTGGCCTATCAAGAGGCCGCGGAGGGTAGCGGGACCATCGTGGTCAACCGCGATCTCGGTTTCCTCGGCGGCGGCTGCTATGTCGCCGTGCTGGTGGATCGTCAGGTGGCGGCGCGCATCGGTGTCGGTGAGGTGGCGACCTTTCACGTGCCGGCGGGTGCGCGAGTCGTGGGGATTTCCGCCGACAAGCAGGACGACACTCTATGCGGCAAAGGCCTGCTCTGGCGCGAGTTGGCGGTGCAGGTGGCGGCGGGGGAAAGTCGCGGTTTTCATATCGTCAGCGAATCCAAGGGCGGTTTCGCGATTCGCCCGGACGCGCCCTGA
- a CDS encoding helix-turn-helix domain-containing protein, protein MNHVTTPEPYCRNCRLVPPSLGEDRLHDLEAIIKPARMLNTGEYLFRQGDPFDSVYLVHSGSMKTVATSEQGLEKITGFYFPTEIFGFSGIGEGRFPVSAQTLEKTSCSRISFDELERLSERTPRLAHQMLLLMSQKIREDQQMKLLLSRLNADSRIAAFLLNLSAHFRERGFSALRFRLSMSRHDIADYLGLAVETVSRSFSRLQKQGLLHVDRRETEILDFTSLCMLAGGELDL, encoded by the coding sequence ATGAACCACGTGACCACCCCGGAACCCTATTGCCGCAACTGCCGCCTGGTTCCGCCCTCGCTCGGCGAGGACCGGCTGCACGACCTGGAAGCGATCATCAAACCCGCGCGCATGCTCAACACCGGCGAGTACCTGTTTCGCCAGGGTGACCCGTTCGACAGCGTGTACCTGGTGCATTCCGGTTCGATGAAGACCGTCGCCACCAGCGAGCAGGGGCTGGAGAAGATCACCGGCTTCTACTTTCCCACGGAAATCTTCGGCTTCTCCGGCATCGGCGAAGGGCGCTTCCCGGTGTCCGCCCAGACGCTGGAGAAAACCTCGTGCAGCCGCATTTCATTCGACGAACTGGAGCGTCTGTCCGAGCGCACGCCGCGCCTGGCGCACCAGATGCTGCTGCTGATGAGTCAGAAGATTCGCGAGGACCAGCAGATGAAGCTGCTGCTGTCGCGGCTCAATGCCGATTCGCGGATCGCCGCGTTTCTGCTCAATCTCTCCGCGCACTTTCGCGAGCGCGGCTTCTCCGCCCTGCGTTTTCGCCTGAGCATGTCGCGGCACGACATCGCCGATTACCTGGGCCTAGCGGTGGAAACGGTGTCGCGCAGCTTTTCGCGCTTGCAGAAGCAGGGCCTGCTGCACGTCGATCGGCGGGAGACCGAGATTCTCGATTTCACCTCGTTGTGCATGCTGGCGGGCGGCGAGCTGGACCTGTAG
- a CDS encoding ABC transporter substrate-binding protein, with the protein MPFLLVALLLLTGAAAADERPLRFSVSESWAMPMMHIENGQATGGILYDLQTRLAQKVGRQANQLVMPRKRVQQMLVRGEIDVRCYVNPTWLQESHHQYIWSVPFMIQRDLLVAPTPTLIRPEQLHDEVIGTVLGFSYSRLEPLFASGQLQRDDARTQALTLSKLSVGRNHYAVSNELALAWYNRQRPANQPLYPVEQLSEDLVACIVRDEPDVPTMALLRALVRMKQDGEFDAILARYR; encoded by the coding sequence ATGCCCTTTCTGCTTGTTGCGCTGTTGCTGTTGACGGGTGCCGCCGCGGCCGACGAGCGCCCGCTGCGCTTCTCGGTCAGCGAGAGCTGGGCGATGCCGATGATGCACATCGAGAACGGCCAGGCCACCGGAGGCATCCTCTACGACCTGCAGACCCGCCTGGCGCAGAAGGTCGGCCGCCAGGCTAATCAACTGGTCATGCCGCGCAAGCGCGTGCAGCAGATGCTGGTGCGTGGCGAAATCGACGTGCGCTGCTACGTCAACCCGACCTGGCTGCAGGAGTCGCACCACCAGTACATCTGGAGTGTGCCATTCATGATCCAGCGCGACCTGCTGGTGGCACCGACGCCAACCCTGATCCGCCCGGAGCAGTTGCACGACGAGGTGATCGGTACCGTGCTCGGCTTCAGCTACTCGCGCCTGGAGCCGCTGTTCGCCAGCGGCCAGTTGCAGCGTGACGACGCGCGCACCCAGGCGCTGACGCTGAGCAAGCTAAGCGTCGGGCGCAATCACTACGCGGTGAGCAATGAACTGGCGCTGGCCTGGTACAACCGCCAGCGCCCGGCCAACCAGCCGCTGTATCCAGTGGAGCAGCTCTCCGAGGACCTAGTCGCCTGCATCGTGCGCGACGAGCCTGACGTGCCGACCATGGCGCTGCTGCGCGCCCTGGTGCGGATGAAGCAGGATGGCGAGTTCGACGCCATCCTCGCCCGCTACCGCTGA
- a CDS encoding zinc-binding alcohol dehydrogenase family protein has product MYALQFTATGDLAALSHRELPTPTPAADEVLVEIHAAGLNPSDVKNVLGRFPYTTLPRVPGRDFAGVVVQGPAELIGQAVWGTGNQIGFSRDGSHASHICLPASGVARKPESLSFAQAASCGVPYTTAWDALQRSQVTAGTRLLVIGANGAVGSAAIGLALARGAEVVAAVRRPGYLPAPGVQSIQLDEPANLAAQVKAHFPGGAEVIFDTTGFWLPAAVSALAPFGRIAYIAAPADGYVQLPALALYRRGGTLVGVNTLLYSTADCAAMLDGFGALFDQRKLPLPGDLREVPLSEGPACYLAVNQGSTEKFILRP; this is encoded by the coding sequence ATGTACGCTCTGCAATTCACCGCCACTGGCGATCTGGCCGCGCTCAGCCACCGCGAGCTGCCGACCCCGACTCCCGCCGCCGATGAAGTGCTGGTGGAAATCCACGCCGCCGGCCTCAACCCCAGCGATGTGAAGAACGTCCTCGGTCGCTTTCCCTACACCACCTTGCCTCGCGTACCCGGTCGCGATTTCGCCGGGGTGGTCGTGCAGGGCCCGGCCGAACTGATCGGCCAGGCGGTGTGGGGCACCGGCAACCAGATCGGCTTTTCCCGCGACGGCAGCCATGCCAGTCACATCTGCCTGCCGGCCAGCGGCGTGGCGCGCAAGCCCGAATCGCTGAGTTTCGCCCAAGCCGCCAGCTGCGGCGTGCCTTACACCACCGCCTGGGATGCCCTGCAACGCAGCCAGGTGACCGCCGGGACGCGCCTGCTGGTTATCGGCGCCAACGGCGCGGTCGGCAGCGCGGCGATCGGTCTAGCCCTGGCCCGTGGCGCCGAGGTAGTGGCCGCCGTGCGGCGTCCTGGTTATCTGCCTGCGCCGGGCGTGCAGAGCATTCAGCTCGACGAGCCGGCCAACCTCGCCGCGCAGGTGAAAGCGCATTTCCCCGGCGGCGCCGAGGTGATCTTCGACACCACCGGTTTCTGGCTACCGGCCGCCGTGTCGGCACTCGCGCCATTTGGGCGCATCGCCTACATCGCCGCGCCAGCCGACGGCTATGTGCAGCTACCGGCCCTGGCGCTGTACCGGCGTGGAGGGACGCTGGTCGGCGTCAACACGCTGCTGTACAGCACCGCCGATTGCGCGGCGATGCTCGATGGCTTCGGTGCGCTGTTCGACCAACGCAAGTTGCCGCTACCCGGCGACTTGCGCGAAGTGCCGCTGAGCGAAGGACCGGCGTGCTATCTGGCGGTCAATCAGGGCAGCACCGAGAAGTTCATCCTGCGGCCCTGA
- a CDS encoding LysE family translocator, which translates to MALHTWLIYFAAIIGLSLTPGPNGLLALTHGALYGHRRTLWTIGGGVAGFVVLMALSMFGIGALLKASNDALVVLKLAGGAYLVWLGIQLWRAPPMQLSAPSGSASKPGTAMFRQGLLSAISNPKVILFYGAFLPQFIDPQGNLWLQFAVMALTFALTEGLTEYLLARLAHRVRPWLERSGKAFNRCCGGLFGLMGVALPLTR; encoded by the coding sequence ATGGCCCTGCATACCTGGCTGATCTATTTCGCCGCCATCATCGGCCTGTCGCTGACGCCCGGCCCCAACGGTTTGCTCGCCCTCACCCATGGTGCCCTGTACGGCCATCGCCGCACGCTGTGGACCATCGGCGGCGGTGTCGCGGGCTTCGTCGTGTTGATGGCGCTATCGATGTTCGGCATCGGCGCCTTGCTCAAGGCCTCGAACGACGCATTGGTGGTGCTCAAGCTGGCTGGCGGCGCCTATCTGGTCTGGCTTGGGATTCAGCTCTGGCGCGCGCCACCGATGCAGCTCAGCGCCCCCAGCGGTAGCGCGAGCAAGCCTGGCACGGCGATGTTCCGTCAGGGCCTGTTGTCGGCGATTTCGAACCCCAAGGTGATTCTGTTCTACGGTGCCTTCCTGCCGCAGTTCATCGATCCGCAAGGCAATCTGTGGCTGCAATTCGCCGTGATGGCCCTGACGTTCGCCCTCACCGAAGGGCTGACCGAATACCTTCTGGCGCGCCTCGCCCACCGCGTCCGCCCGTGGCTGGAACGTAGCGGCAAAGCCTTCAACCGCTGCTGCGGCGGACTCTTCGGCTTGATGGGCGTGGCCTTGCCGTTGACTCGTTGA
- a CDS encoding DUF3820 family protein produces the protein MKPEDLQLLVTRPMPYGKYKGRLIADLPGNYLNWFAREGFPKNEIGRLLELMHEIDHNGLSDLLTPLRQR, from the coding sequence ATGAAGCCTGAAGATCTGCAACTGTTGGTGACCCGCCCGATGCCGTACGGCAAGTACAAGGGGCGTTTGATCGCCGATCTACCGGGCAACTATCTCAACTGGTTCGCCCGCGAAGGCTTTCCCAAGAACGAGATCGGTCGTCTGCTCGAGTTGATGCACGAAATCGATCACAACGGCCTGTCCGATTTGCTCACGCCGTTGCGTCAGCGTTAG
- a CDS encoding diguanylate cyclase: MSFVRRAFWPRAIGLGVGFFAVAGVFWGRGEPLWLWGALALYCYVWPLLAYRIAANSHAPYIAEQRHVLIDSLVAGFWIATIQFNVLPTVMLLSMLAMNNTAAGGVRFVALGILLQVLGVGLSVLLLGFGFSPKTTPQQVYASIPMLVVHPMIIGLVLYQLAIQLAKHKKALRELSRIDNLTRLFNRGHWKELLQFEFEQCQQLKQGASLALIDVDHFKSTNDQHGHIAGDMVLRLVGERIAHNLRSEDLAGRYGGDEFCILLPRTSPERAQEILERLRSDVATLQCDEAPNLSLSLSIGIAGYEQHLTDATAWLREADRALYEAKRHGRNRIMLANMLTNDEWVTGSTPA; the protein is encoded by the coding sequence ATGTCGTTCGTACGACGGGCGTTTTGGCCACGAGCGATTGGCTTGGGCGTGGGCTTTTTTGCCGTAGCCGGCGTGTTCTGGGGTCGCGGTGAACCGCTCTGGCTGTGGGGCGCGCTGGCGTTGTATTGCTACGTCTGGCCGCTGCTGGCCTACCGCATCGCCGCTAACTCCCACGCGCCATATATAGCCGAGCAGCGCCATGTTTTGATCGACTCGCTGGTCGCCGGCTTCTGGATCGCGACCATTCAGTTCAACGTGTTGCCCACTGTGATGCTGCTGTCGATGTTGGCGATGAACAACACTGCAGCCGGGGGCGTGCGCTTCGTGGCCCTGGGCATTCTCCTGCAAGTGCTTGGGGTCGGCCTGTCGGTGCTGCTGCTGGGCTTTGGCTTCTCGCCGAAAACCACGCCGCAGCAGGTCTACGCGAGCATTCCAATGCTCGTGGTGCATCCCATGATCATCGGTCTGGTGCTGTATCAGCTGGCGATCCAGCTGGCAAAGCACAAAAAGGCGCTCCGCGAGCTGAGCCGCATCGACAACCTCACGCGGCTGTTCAATCGGGGCCACTGGAAAGAATTACTGCAGTTCGAATTCGAGCAATGCCAGCAGTTGAAACAGGGCGCCAGCCTGGCGTTGATTGATGTCGATCACTTCAAGTCCACCAACGACCAACACGGCCACATCGCCGGCGACATGGTGTTGCGCCTGGTTGGCGAGCGCATCGCGCACAACCTGCGCAGCGAGGATCTGGCCGGACGTTATGGCGGCGATGAGTTCTGCATTTTGCTGCCTCGCACTTCGCCGGAGCGCGCCCAGGAAATTCTCGAACGTCTGCGTAGTGACGTCGCGACATTGCAGTGCGACGAGGCGCCAAACCTCAGTCTCAGCCTGAGCATCGGCATCGCCGGCTACGAGCAGCATCTGACGGATGCCACCGCCTGGCTGCGCGAGGCCGACCGGGCGCTATATGAAGCCAAACGGCACGGACGCAACCGCATCATGTTGGCCAATATGCTGACTAACGATGAATGGGTGACAGGCAGCACGCCGGCCTGA
- a CDS encoding beta-ketoacyl-ACP synthase III — protein sequence MHNVVISGTGLYTPANSISNDELVESFNAYVRQFNADNAAAIERGEVEALTESNSAFIEKASGIKSRFVIDKAGILDPQRMVPHIPERSNDEWGILCEMAVGAAKEALQRAGKTVADIDGVIVACSNLQRAYPAVAIEVQAALGINGFGYDMNVACSSATFGIQAATAAVQTGQARAVLMVNPEICTGHLNFRDRDSHFIFGDGATAVIIERADQATSKHQWDVVGTKLLTQFSNNIRNNFGFLNRAADKGKGARDKLFVQEGRKVFKDVCPMVAELIGAHLAENQLNVSDVKRFWLHQANLNMNLLIARKLLGRDAEPGEAPVILDTYANTSSAGSVIAFHKYQDDLPSGSLGVLSSFGAGYSIGSVILRKR from the coding sequence GTGCATAACGTCGTCATCAGTGGTACCGGCCTTTATACCCCGGCGAACAGCATCTCCAACGACGAGCTGGTGGAATCCTTCAATGCCTATGTGCGGCAATTCAACGCCGACAATGCAGCCGCCATCGAACGCGGCGAAGTCGAAGCGCTGACCGAGTCGAACAGCGCCTTCATCGAAAAAGCCTCCGGTATCAAAAGCCGTTTCGTCATCGACAAAGCCGGCATTCTCGACCCGCAGCGCATGGTTCCGCACATTCCGGAGCGCTCCAATGACGAGTGGGGGATTCTCTGCGAGATGGCGGTTGGCGCCGCCAAAGAAGCGCTGCAACGCGCAGGCAAGACCGTCGCCGATATCGACGGGGTGATCGTCGCCTGTTCCAACCTGCAGCGCGCCTACCCGGCGGTGGCCATCGAAGTGCAGGCCGCACTCGGCATCAACGGGTTCGGCTATGACATGAACGTCGCCTGTTCGTCGGCTACCTTCGGTATCCAGGCCGCCACTGCCGCGGTACAAACCGGTCAGGCCCGCGCGGTGCTGATGGTCAACCCGGAAATCTGCACCGGCCACCTGAACTTCCGCGACCGCGACAGCCACTTCATCTTCGGCGACGGCGCCACCGCGGTGATCATCGAGCGCGCCGACCAGGCGACCTCCAAGCACCAGTGGGACGTGGTCGGCACCAAGCTGCTGACTCAGTTCTCCAACAACATCCGCAACAACTTCGGCTTCCTCAACCGCGCGGCGGATAAGGGCAAGGGCGCGCGCGACAAGTTGTTCGTCCAGGAAGGCCGCAAGGTGTTCAAGGACGTTTGCCCGATGGTTGCCGAGTTGATTGGCGCGCATCTGGCGGAAAACCAGCTGAACGTCAGCGACGTGAAGCGCTTCTGGTTGCACCAGGCCAACCTCAACATGAACCTGCTGATCGCCCGCAAGCTGCTCGGCCGTGACGCCGAGCCAGGCGAGGCGCCGGTGATTCTCGACACCTACGCCAACACCAGTTCGGCCGGCTCGGTCATCGCCTTCCACAAGTACCAGGACGACCTGCCGAGCGGCAGCCTGGGCGTGCTCAGCTCGTTTGGTGCCGGGTATTCGATCGGCAGCGTGATTCTGCGCAAGCGCTGA
- a CDS encoding zinc-dependent alcohol dehydrogenase family protein: MQAIIYQAVGQIGLEQRPQPQLQDATDAIVRVVKTTICGTDLHILKGDVPTCEPGRILGHEGVGIVEQVGSGVSSFKPGDRVLISCITACGRCDYCKKGMYSHCADGGWILGHRIDGTQAEYVRIPHADGSLHPLPAGIPDEAMVMLSDILPTGYECGVLNGHVQPGDIVAIIGAGPVGLAALLTAQFYAPAAIVMVDLDDNRLAVARQFGASHVFNSNRDDVLAELQALSNRRGADVAIEAVGVPATFSLCEQIIAPGGHIAVLGVHGVKVDLHLETLWSHNITLKTGLVDTFTTPQLLKMVEAGKLDPQQMITHRFAFSDALKAYEVFGKAADSQALKVILQM; the protein is encoded by the coding sequence ATGCAAGCCATCATTTACCAAGCTGTCGGCCAGATTGGCCTGGAACAACGCCCGCAGCCCCAACTCCAGGATGCCACTGACGCCATCGTGCGAGTGGTGAAAACCACTATCTGCGGCACCGACCTGCACATCCTCAAGGGCGACGTGCCGACCTGCGAGCCGGGCCGCATCCTCGGCCATGAGGGCGTGGGCATCGTCGAACAGGTCGGCTCCGGCGTCTCGAGCTTCAAGCCCGGCGATCGCGTACTGATCTCCTGTATTACCGCCTGCGGGCGCTGCGACTACTGCAAGAAAGGCATGTACTCGCACTGTGCCGACGGCGGCTGGATTCTCGGTCACCGGATCGACGGCACCCAGGCCGAATACGTGCGCATCCCCCATGCCGACGGCAGCCTGCACCCCCTACCGGCGGGCATCCCCGACGAGGCCATGGTGATGCTCAGTGACATCCTGCCGACCGGATACGAATGCGGCGTGCTCAACGGCCACGTGCAACCCGGCGATATCGTCGCGATCATCGGCGCCGGTCCGGTGGGTCTGGCCGCACTGCTCACCGCGCAGTTCTATGCACCGGCGGCGATCGTGATGGTCGACCTGGACGACAACCGCCTCGCCGTCGCCCGGCAGTTCGGTGCTAGCCATGTGTTCAACAGCAATCGCGATGATGTGCTGGCCGAGTTGCAGGCCTTGAGCAATAGGCGGGGTGCAGACGTAGCCATCGAGGCGGTCGGCGTGCCGGCGACGTTCAGTCTGTGCGAACAGATCATCGCCCCCGGTGGCCATATCGCCGTGCTTGGCGTGCATGGGGTCAAGGTCGACCTGCATCTGGAAACGCTGTGGAGCCACAACATCACCCTGAAGACCGGCCTGGTCGATACCTTCACCACGCCGCAACTGCTGAAGATGGTCGAAGCCGGCAAGCTCGATCCGCAGCAGATGATTACCCACCGCTTCGCCTTCAGCGACGCGCTGAAGGCCTATGAGGTGTTCGGCAAAGCGGCGGACAGTCAGGCGTTGAAGGTGATTCTGCAGATGTGA